In Delphinus delphis chromosome X, mDelDel1.2, whole genome shotgun sequence, the DNA window CAGAGAGATTTCTATCCCTTTTTTCAGTATCTGtagggaaaaaaattcagatcTTTCTAACAAATTAAGCTTAATATATTTTTAGCTTTACTGGCAggaacatttctctttttctcatctaaatttttttctgttccaattTAAACCACTTGTTACTGCAGATTGATTGATGATAGAGAAATTAACTACATAATCATTTCcaaatatcttttttatataattaCAGCTCCAATGGTTTCATTTTAAAGTGCCTATAGTTTTAGTAATTTGGTCTAGGAAATGAATTTCCCTGTATCCCAGCTAAGTAAATATTTGATACATGTAAAAACATAATGCAAACCTTTGTATAATGGGTATGCCTTGAGTTAGTGCCCCAGTCCATTCCAAGACTAAAACAACAGGAATGACAATGGCACCATTTTATCTGTGGTGGTGtgatggcattttttttaatacaaaagacaattccatttcttttttaagatgacCTCAAAGACTGGTGAGACAGTTTCGTTCAAGGAAATAATCATCCCTTTACTGGATTAAATAATATGTTCTGTGGGAAAATACACACTGTTTTCCTATTTGGAGATTTAAGTTGTGAGGAGAAAATCCTATTCACCTGGCTGATAGTCACAAGCAGGACCAGCTTCATGGGCATGTGACCAGTGCAGTCACACAGGGCTCCACACTCAGAAGGTCCCTGTACTTGGTTTAGTGCTCTGCCatcactgtcttgaaattccGAATAACTTTTGGACAAGTGGCCCcgcattttcattttacattaggCCCTgcaattatgtagctggtcccAAGTACATGGGTGAACACTGCTGTTCATCTGGTTTCCTGgaatatgtgtataaaatttaGTCTCTGTTCCAGCATGACTGCCTCATCGTTTCGAAAATGAAACGAGTTCAAGTTATTAATTATCCACCTTTCCTTCCAAGAAGGactacacacacatgcaccaaTGTGTACTTTCCTACTAGGCTACAGCCATCACCCTCTTCATGGTATTGTGCCCCTCATGTCACACACTGTAATTTCAAAGAATCCTATACAGCCATTGATTGGCATGCTGCCCAATGATCTTAGTCTGCTAGTCATTTTCACTTATTAATTTCATGGCAGAACAATGTATagagatgtttttgttttatttttcctgctgtGGAAGAatcaggaagaagaagagaaatatagCTCCCTCCATCCAAAGGGAATATACTCCTATGCCTGTTGAAGTTGTCTGAAGACAGGAAGTTGTCTTCCTGTCTTAGTTTATTTAATCAtgccagggtgtgtgtgtgtgtgtgtgtgtgtgtgtgtgtgtgtgtgagatgagaGGAGGACAGGGCACAGAATGGTGACTGAAgcacccagagaggtgaagtttaTGTAAGACCAGGAAAAGAACAGAGGTCTACTTGCTGTTTCCTTGAGTGGTGGGATCCAAGACCCTTTTCATCTCCAGGGAGGTGAATGGCTATCTCCAATTTCAGCAAAAACTGCAGTGCCAAGCATAGCCCAGAGGCAGCAGAGTCCTCAGACTCCAGGGATCCAGCTTGGATGATGGGCATACAATACAAGTGGTAATGTGGACCAAAGACTGGAGAAATTGCCCCCCATTTTTTTcaggatgcaaaaaaaaaagagctgtttTTCACTCCTGAGCACTTCCTTTCTACAAAAGTCCTCcaccaactttttctttttttgctttatgcAAGAACATGAGGGGTTAGTGGGTGAGGGTGAGGAGCCCATAATGACTAAGATAGAATTTTTAACAATCTagcagaacagggcctcaaaatCAGATATcatttgatttaaagaaaattaagtaatGTCATATTTCTTTCATCTCCCATGAGGCAGTTGTAAACCTTTCCTGCAACAATGTAATATTTAACCCACAAACATCCAGCTGATAACTCACAATTTCCCACACAAATGCCCTTGGATTTTTCCCTAACAATTTAACAAAAGTCCTGTCCCAAACATGCCGACCTCTCTTCACACAGGGGAGTCATGTGTAGTACAGAGAGACCTGGCAAGGGCCCACTGAGGTAGACATTTGACTACCTCAGCTGCTAAAGATTCTGCCCATCAGGGTCTTTCTTCCTCAACAAACTCCTCTCAGAGTCTTAGGGATAAAGGGCAAAGACCAAGTCCTCATGGAGAGACAATCAGAAAAGGACAGTGTTGGTACCCTACTAATCCCACTATAGGCTGATCTCCTCTAGATCCCTATGGCCCCTCTTGCTCCAAGAATTTATAGTACTTTTCCTGTAAGAAATTCCTTCCTACAGGAATCTGTAGCGCTTTTGCCTACTACCAGAGCCATGGCCCCTATGCTGGGTGTTGCTCCCTACAGATATTGCCTGCTACAGGACACTGGTCTGTATCTGGTGCTTGAAGCATGAAGCCATTGGGGCTACAACCCTATGAATAGCTGCCAGAAACTGCTCTATGAAGTCTTTTATCACAGCTAGGTGATAGTTCCTGCAGTCATCATTGCACTGCTAGATCATCAAGGCTGCTTCCCATTGAGTAAATCAATGGATCCAGACTAGGACTCTCCTAACACTTGGGCTCTGACTTAAACAGAAGCTGGCCTTTGGAATTTCATGCCCTAAAGGAGAATACACCAGAAtcctaacttttgtttttttgcttttattaaaccCTGTGTGTGGTGTATATGTTGTTATAGGTTCTTAGAAGGAGTATAGTTCAATCTATCTTGACAGGAACTGATTTGGATAAACTAGCTGAGCAATGTTCTCAAGCACATATGAGGGCCCTACTTTCCGAATATCTAATCCCCTAATAGCAGGATTACATCCCCTAACACTGTTCCTGAAGCTTCCTCAGGCAGCTCCCTTCACTCTTCCAGTTGCCTGATGGACATTAACCAAATAATGGTCATGAGAAACCTTCTCCCTGCAGAGCAGGTACATTCAGTCACACTCTTAGTCGATACACACCTTGGGCAACATTGGATTTGAGGTCACAAAGACTTCTAGTCACTGGGCCACAATCAGCTGTGTGTTGTCTTTCTCCACAGATTTGTTGCCCAATGCATTTCTAATACAAGCCCAGAAGAGTGGCCTCTCTTGGGCACTGTCTGGCCAGGTGATAAATGTCTGCCTATTCACAAGTTTCCTGAGTCGGTGGTAGCTGGATAACTTATAGTTTGGGATCTCTTCCAGGAAGATCAAGATGATGACATCCTCGTGCTCATAGAACATCTTGATGCTGGCCAGCTGTACTTCAAGTTGGCACCATTCACTGTGCAGGTAGTGGTTACTGACCACACACAAAGTTTTCCGGCTGGTGTTGATGTCATTCTGGATGTTCTCAAAGATGTCTATGCCTGGATCAAAGTCCCAGTGGTGAAGACAGAGCTTAAAAGTGGGCTGGCCACCTTCTTCTAGGGCTGGAACAAGCTCTTCATATACCCACTGCTCATCAGTGGCAGTGAAAGAGACAAAGGCATCATAGATGAAATCCTTCTCTGTCCTTTGCCACTTGGCCAGGTACCAGGCTTAAAATATGTAGAGCCCATACCATAGAGACGGAGTCATCTTGGCAATGAACCAAGAGGAGACCATGGTTGTGAGGACCAGACTGAAGGAGCAGAAGAAACAAACATTTCCTAGGTCAAAATTACACATAGAATCATCAAAATCTATCAACAAACTCTGGATATTTGGCTGCTGACAAGTATAGCTCCAGAGGTAGGGGATATGGACATTTGCTGTGTTTATTGACCAATTCTTGAACCATGCATTGTCACAGCTGCACTGAAGTTTGTTCCCATAGAGATCAAAGTACTTCAGAGACTTCAGATTCTCCAGATGACTTTGATTAATGACTCTTACGTTGTTGAATCTTAAAGAGAAGTCCTGAAGGCTTTCTAATCCGGAGAACATGCCAGGAGTCAATGACTCTAAGTTGTTGTTTTCCAGGTGCAgcatttttagtcttttgagttTTTGgaataaggaaatatttaaactGAGACTTCAGTCTCCAGATTTTGTTCCTGAGATATCCAACTTTGTGAGATTAAGCAGGGAGTCAAACTGAAGGTGGTCTAGGAATACCATGGGATTTTTCCCTAGGAGTAGCTCCTGCAGGCCATTCAGCCCTTGGAAGAAGTTGGTTGGAACAACCTGAATTCCATGTATTTGTCCTTCTAGGTTGAGTTGTTTCAAAGACTTGAGGTTCATAAATGGAGGAAATGGCAAGGTCCTACTGGTTTCATAACTAATTTTATCAAAACTGAGATTCAAAACTTCTAGATTTTCCAGGCCCAAGAAAAGGCCTGCTTGAAAACTTGACAAGATATTGTATGCCAAGTCAAGTTTATAGAAGTAATTGAGGTCAGAAAATGCATTCTCCTCTATGTCTTTCAGGCGGTTCTGGGAGAGAATGAGAACTTGGAGCTTCTTCAGAAACTGAAATGTTCTGCGTTTCAGTGTCCGAATATTATTGTATCCAAGGCCTAAACTCTCTAAATTTGGAAATTGAGGAAAGGAGTATTTGTCAATTTTTACTATCCAGCACCCAGCCAAGTTGAGCTCCTTCAATGAATACAGCCCATAGAAGGCCATATTATTGAGTACTGTGATGGGATttctagagagaaagagagattgtaGGTACCTCAAGGGTGAAAATGCAAATTCTGGAAATCTTTTAAACTTATTGTGGCTCAGGTCTAGGGCTCTCAAGTTCTGGAGGGCATTCCAGGTCCTGTTGCAGACAAAGGAAAGTTGACACGTGTTTAGATTCAGCCTTTGGAGGCTGGGCATAGCATCAAACTCACTGTCATTGAGGTGAACGAGATCACTGCTTTGGCTCAGGTCAAGGGACAAAAGCCTGGTACAGTTGGCAAGGCGCTTTACGCCCTCTGCATTAATGGCATTTTCCCAAAAAACCAAAGCCTCTAATACAGGTAAATTTCAGAGGAGGCGACACCAAATATAGACTTGGTATATCTTCATTTAGTCAAAatctcctttatattttttaaaagttttaaaatattctctgtaaatttttgtgtttctgtgttaGGGTATGTCCTAGAAacttttagattttattattGAGATATTGagaaatatcttattttttcctatttaattttCTAGTTAAGTATAGCAAGGGTGccataactttttaattttttgtgttctTGTTGATCATAAGCATAGAAAGCTTTGTGAACTcctaatagtttttaaaatatgactgtTTATTCTATTAGGTTTATCTGTTAATGATTATGTTCTCTGTAGGTAATGGAAGTTATATatctctttttcaaattcataCATTTCCTATGCATTTTTTATGTTGGTCTCATAATATTGGTCACAACCTCCCTATATTAAATCATAGtgatgatagatttttttttgttaatgggATGACATCTATAGattttcaattaattattttatttgctgtAAGTTTCAATATATATCAAGTCAGAAAATTTCCctcatactcctaattttttaaggaagaatATAGTTGAGTTCGACCAGAACacaaagagagagggggaaataCAGCCATCAACTAAGGGAGAGTGTACAGGGGCAACAAATTTCTTGCACAGATGATAAATTGGCAGTAAGTACAGAAGTGTGAAAATatcaagcacttactatgtgtccaGCATTTTCATAGGCATGAATGACTCACTACAAAACTCAGCAAGATAAACAGTCTTAACCCCACTGTATACATGGGGAACTGGAAGCTGAGACACAAATATTGTACAGCTAATGTGAGGCAGATTAGCAATTCAAAGAAAAGGCTATATCTTATTTATGTGGAAATCAGATGTAAgtttacatacatttttaatagcagtttaaagtatattttatataccataaactttattcttttaaagtgtATATAATGAAGTGGTTTTTAATATAGTTGCAAGTTTTTGCAATTATCACTATCCAATTCCAGAAAATTGTCttcaccgcccccccccaaaaaaaagcccTGCACACATTAGCAATCACTCTCCATTCTTGCTTTTATGTaggccctgacaaccactaacctattttctctctctatgggtatgcttattctggacatttcatataaatagaaacacagaatatgtggcaaaaaaaaaaagcaaaggctaTATCATCTCAGAACctcatgttctttccactacCTTCTGTCGCCCCTTAATTCCAAAAGAGCAGCCCCCAACCATTTGTAACAATGATTACATCACAGGGATACTTGTAACAACTTTATCTCAGTGGTCACTTTGAAGAATGCTAATTTGGTGTATAAATTCTAGAATATTCCACAAAAGATGGTGTCCTAAGTTTATACTTACACTTTATATCCATGTCaatgacagagaaaatgaaaaaaacaatgatcTAATGATAGTTTCAATTTTAAGTCAGCCCACTGGTATTAGGACTGAGATGAGTAGATTTATTCA includes these proteins:
- the LOC132418156 gene encoding LOW QUALITY PROTEIN: toll-like receptor 13 (The sequence of the model RefSeq protein was modified relative to this genomic sequence to represent the inferred CDS: substituted 3 bases at 3 genomic stop codons), whose product is MKIYQVYIWCRLLXNLPVLEALVFWENAINAEGVKRLANCTRLLSLDLSQSSDLVHLNDSEFDAMPSLQRLNLNTCQLSFVCNRTWNALQNLRALDLSHNKFKRFPEFAFSPLRYLQSLFLSRNPITVLNNMAFYGLYSLKELNLAGCWIVKIDKYSFPQFPNLESLGLGYNNIRTLKRRTFQFLKKLQVLILSQNRLKDIEENAFSDLNYFYKLDLAYNILSSFQAGLFLGLENLEVLNLSFDKISYETSRTLPFPPFMNLKSLKQLNLEGQIHGIQVVPTNFFQGLNGLQELLLGKNPMVFLDHLQFDSLLNLTKLDISGTKSGDXSLSLNISLFQKLKRLKMLHLENNNLESLTPGMFSGLESLQDFSLRFNNVRVINQSHLENLKSLKYFDLYGNKLQCSCDNAWFKNWSINTANVHIPYLWSYTCQQPNIQSLLIDFDDSMCNFDLGNVCFFCSFSLVLTTMVSSWFIAKMTPSLWYGLYIFXAWYLAKWQRTEKDFIYDAFVSFTATDEQWVYEELVPALEEGGQPTFKLCLHHWDFDPGIDIFENIQNDINTSRKTLCVVSNHYLHSEWCQLEVQLASIKMFYEHEDVIILIFLEEIPNYKLSSYHRLRKLVNRQTFITWPDSAQERPLFWACIRNALGNKSVEKDNTQLIVAQ